A genome region from Labilibaculum antarcticum includes the following:
- a CDS encoding helix-hairpin-helix domain-containing protein yields MNLKHFFREYFSYTASEKKGLLVLVSLLLMLYLLPIIYQRKETSEGIINQEKQKQIDSLISSIENRAEIKKAKIQLGELDFFDPNKVDENELLRIGFTSYQANNLIKFRNKGGRFKKKKDILQIYGVNQTDFDRLSNYIMIPIAETPEKKRKRIVKREYKLFSFDPNIISFKEWDSLGVEDEISNRIIKYLASGGQFKRASDLYKIYGFDSIKITQLIPYVKIMKRFKQGLSKEQLFVPLNTSDTTQLKQLPGIGSVFSARIVKYRDLLGGFVSKDQILEVYGISKEKFISISPMLVLDSIPVRRIKLNSYNAAKLRKHPYISFRMGDDIVRFRDRNGQFSSVDQLRGHKIVPDSIFIKLVPYLDLK; encoded by the coding sequence ATGAATCTTAAACACTTTTTTAGAGAATATTTTTCTTATACTGCTTCTGAGAAGAAAGGCTTATTGGTATTGGTCTCTTTGTTACTGATGTTATACCTATTGCCTATTATCTACCAACGAAAAGAAACATCAGAGGGCATAATTAATCAGGAAAAACAAAAGCAAATAGATAGTCTTATTTCTTCAATTGAAAATAGAGCAGAAATTAAGAAGGCTAAAATTCAGCTTGGTGAATTAGATTTTTTCGATCCAAATAAAGTTGATGAAAATGAATTGCTTCGCATTGGCTTTACTTCTTATCAAGCTAATAATCTGATTAAATTCAGAAATAAAGGGGGACGATTTAAAAAGAAAAAGGATATCCTGCAAATTTACGGGGTCAATCAAACCGATTTTGATCGATTAAGCAATTATATTATGATTCCTATTGCTGAAACGCCTGAGAAAAAGAGGAAAAGGATTGTAAAGAGAGAGTATAAGCTATTCTCTTTCGATCCAAATATTATTTCCTTTAAGGAATGGGATAGTCTGGGGGTGGAAGACGAAATAAGTAATCGCATAATAAAATATCTTGCGTCTGGGGGGCAATTTAAAAGGGCGAGCGATTTGTATAAAATTTATGGATTTGATTCGATTAAAATAACACAACTCATACCCTACGTAAAGATAATGAAGAGGTTTAAGCAAGGTTTATCGAAAGAACAACTATTTGTTCCGCTAAACACTTCTGATACCACACAGCTGAAGCAATTGCCGGGAATTGGGTCTGTATTTTCTGCTCGAATTGTTAAGTATCGAGATTTGTTGGGTGGCTTTGTTTCAAAAGATCAAATATTGGAGGTTTATGGTATTTCAAAAGAAAAATTCATTAGTATTTCACCAATGCTTGTTCTCGATTCTATTCCTGTTCGAAGGATTAAATTGAATTCGTATAACGCTGCAAAATTGAGAAAACATCCATACATCAGTTTTCGAATGGGAGATGATATCGTAAGATTTCGAGATCGAAATGGCCAATTTAGCTCCGTTGATCAGTTACGTGGTCACAAAATTGTTCCTGATTCGATATTTATTAAATTAGTTCCTTATTTGGATTTAAAATAG
- the nusG gene encoding transcription termination/antitermination protein NusG: MVEIDRKWYVLRTVGGKEKKVKEYIDSEISNLGLQEYVSQVLIPTERVFQVRNGKKISKERIFLPGYILIEVALVGEIPHILRGITNVIGFLGDTKGGAPTPMRMSEVNRILGKVDELSNKDEEINIPYFVGEMIKVTDGPFNGFTGVIEEVNPEKKKLKVMVKIFGRKTPLELSFMQVEKE, from the coding sequence ATGGTTGAAATTGATAGAAAATGGTATGTTCTTAGGACTGTCGGAGGAAAAGAGAAGAAAGTCAAAGAATATATTGATAGTGAAATTTCTAATCTAGGTCTGCAGGAGTATGTATCACAGGTTCTAATTCCTACCGAAAGAGTATTTCAAGTACGTAACGGTAAGAAGATTAGCAAGGAAAGAATTTTCTTACCTGGCTATATTCTTATTGAAGTAGCGCTCGTTGGTGAAATTCCTCACATCCTTCGTGGTATCACGAATGTGATTGGCTTCCTGGGGGATACTAAAGGCGGCGCTCCAACACCAATGCGAATGTCAGAAGTGAATCGTATTCTTGGAAAGGTCGATGAATTATCTAATAAAGATGAGGAAATTAATATTCCTTATTTTGTTGGAGAAATGATTAAGGTAACGGATGGACCGTTTAATGGTTTTACCGGCGTGATTGAAGAGGTTAATCCTGAGAAGAAGAAACTAAAAGTTATGGTTAAAATCTTCGGAAGAAAGACACCTCTTGAGTTAAGTTTCATGCAAGTAGAAAAAGAATAA
- the tuf gene encoding elongation factor Tu, whose amino-acid sequence MAKEHFDRSKPHVNIGTIGHVDHGKTTLTAAITTVLAKKGFCEIKSFDSIDNAPEEKERGITINTAHVEYSTENRHYAHVDCPGHADYVKNMVTGAAQMDGAILVCAATDGPMPQTREHILLARQVNVPKMVVFLNKVDMVDDEEMLELVEMEVRELLDFYDFDGDNTPIIAGSALGGLNGEPEWEDKILELMAAVDSWIPLPPRDVDKPFLMPVEDVFSITGRGTVATGRIETGIVKTGEELQIIGLGAEGMKTVCTGVEMFRKILDEGRAGDNVGMLLRGIDKSAIKRGMVICHPKTITPHTKIKAEIYVLKKEEGGRHTPFHNRYRPQFYIRTLDVTGEITLPEGVEMVMPGDNVTINVELITPVACSIGLRFAMREGGRTVGAGQITEIVE is encoded by the coding sequence ATGGCTAAAGAACATTTTGATAGGTCAAAACCACACGTAAATATTGGTACTATCGGTCACGTAGATCACGGTAAAACTACCTTAACTGCTGCGATCACAACTGTGTTAGCAAAAAAAGGTTTTTGCGAGATAAAATCTTTTGATTCTATCGATAATGCACCTGAAGAAAAAGAAAGAGGTATTACTATTAATACTGCTCACGTTGAATATTCAACTGAGAATCGTCATTACGCTCACGTTGACTGTCCTGGTCACGCGGATTACGTAAAGAACATGGTAACTGGTGCTGCTCAGATGGATGGTGCTATTTTGGTTTGTGCTGCAACTGATGGTCCTATGCCTCAAACTCGTGAGCACATCTTGTTGGCTCGTCAGGTAAACGTACCTAAAATGGTTGTTTTCTTGAACAAAGTTGACATGGTTGACGATGAAGAGATGCTTGAGTTAGTAGAGATGGAAGTTCGTGAGCTTTTAGATTTTTACGATTTTGATGGAGATAATACTCCTATCATCGCTGGATCTGCTCTAGGTGGATTGAATGGTGAGCCAGAGTGGGAAGATAAAATTCTTGAGCTTATGGCTGCTGTTGATTCTTGGATTCCACTTCCTCCACGTGATGTAGATAAGCCTTTCTTGATGCCAGTTGAAGATGTATTCTCTATCACAGGTCGTGGTACAGTTGCAACAGGACGTATCGAAACAGGTATCGTTAAAACAGGTGAAGAGCTTCAAATTATTGGTTTGGGTGCTGAAGGAATGAAAACAGTTTGTACTGGTGTTGAGATGTTTCGTAAGATTTTAGACGAAGGTCGTGCCGGTGATAATGTTGGAATGTTATTAAGAGGTATTGATAAATCAGCTATTAAGCGTGGTATGGTTATCTGTCACCCTAAAACAATCACTCCTCATACAAAGATTAAAGCTGAGATTTATGTGTTGAAGAAAGAAGAAGGCGGTCGTCATACTCCTTTTCACAACAGATATCGTCCTCAATTCTATATCAGAACACTTGATGTAACTGGTGAGATCACTCTTCCAGAAGGAGTAGAAATGGTAATGCCAGGTGATAACGTAACAATTAACGTTGAGTTAATCACTCCAGTTGCTTGTTCTATAGGTTTACGTTTTGCTATGCGTGAAGGTGGTAGAACAGTAGGTGCTGGTCAGATTACTGAAATTGTTGAGTAA
- a CDS encoding tyrosine-type recombinase/integrase codes for MSYKESFLSYLQFEKRYSVHTILSYDCDLTQFFDFMSKIEVEEIIDVNFKNVRKWIVFLMNEGNSSRTVNRKLSTLKSFFKFLLRESVIETNPMDRVVGPRQGKKLPGFVAEHAMQLLREVDFGEGFEGVRDRLVVEMFYQTGMRLSELMNLRMTSFDRQTSLVKVLGKRNKERIIPVSKSLEKLLDEYLEVKNGTFDERSGFLFVTKKGVPVYEKLLYRIVTKHLSKITTLAKRSPHVLRHTFATHLLNNGAELNAVKELLGHSNLSATQIYTHTTFERLNKVYKQAHPRA; via the coding sequence ATGAGTTATAAGGAATCTTTTCTGTCTTATTTACAGTTTGAAAAACGATATTCGGTACACACAATTCTATCTTACGATTGTGATTTAACTCAATTTTTTGATTTTATGTCGAAAATTGAAGTTGAGGAGATCATAGATGTGAATTTTAAGAATGTGCGGAAGTGGATCGTTTTTTTAATGAATGAAGGTAACTCTTCACGAACAGTAAATCGGAAATTGTCTACTTTGAAATCCTTTTTTAAATTCTTGTTGCGAGAATCTGTTATCGAAACCAATCCTATGGATCGGGTTGTTGGGCCAAGGCAAGGAAAGAAACTTCCAGGTTTTGTCGCTGAGCATGCAATGCAGTTGTTGCGAGAAGTTGATTTTGGAGAAGGATTTGAAGGGGTTAGAGATAGATTGGTTGTGGAAATGTTTTATCAAACTGGCATGCGTTTGTCAGAATTGATGAATCTTAGAATGACTAGTTTTGATCGGCAAACTTCTTTGGTGAAGGTTTTAGGTAAACGAAATAAGGAAAGAATCATTCCGGTAAGCAAAAGTCTAGAAAAACTTCTTGATGAGTATCTTGAAGTTAAAAATGGAACTTTTGATGAGAGGAGTGGTTTTCTTTTTGTAACTAAAAAGGGGGTGCCTGTATACGAAAAGTTGTTGTATCGAATAGTGACAAAGCATTTGTCCAAGATTACAACACTTGCCAAGCGAAGTCCACATGTATTGCGACATACGTTCGCAACACATTTGTTGAATAACGGGGCCGAATTGAATGCGGTTAAAGAATTGTTGGGTCATTCCAATCTTTCTGCGACGCAAATTTATACTCATACTACATTCGAGCGTTTAAATAAAGTATATAAACAAGCTCATCCAAGAGCATAA
- the rpsU gene encoding 30S ribosomal protein S21 produces MIIIPMKEGENIERALKKFKRKFEKTGVIKELRSRKDYTKPSVKKRVEKLHAIYVQNMQENED; encoded by the coding sequence ATGATTATTATTCCTATGAAAGAAGGCGAAAATATTGAAAGAGCCTTAAAAAAATTCAAAAGAAAATTCGAAAAGACTGGAGTAATCAAAGAACTTAGATCAAGAAAGGATTATACTAAGCCATCTGTAAAGAAAAGAGTTGAAAAGTTACATGCTATCTACGTTCAGAATATGCAAGAGAACGAAGATTAA
- the rplK gene encoding 50S ribosomal protein L11, protein MAKEVAGLIKLQIKGGAANPSPPVGPALGAKGVNIMDFCKQFNARTQDQAGKIIPVVITVYSDSSFEFITKTPPVAVQILEAAKLKSGSAEPNRVKVGSISWDQVRLIAEGKMKDLNAFKIESAMSMVAGTARSMGVTISGDSPLNQ, encoded by the coding sequence ATGGCTAAAGAAGTTGCAGGATTAATAAAATTGCAGATCAAAGGTGGTGCTGCAAATCCTTCACCCCCAGTAGGACCGGCGTTAGGTGCTAAAGGGGTTAATATTATGGATTTTTGTAAACAATTCAACGCAAGAACACAAGATCAAGCTGGGAAAATAATTCCTGTCGTGATCACAGTTTATTCTGATAGTTCTTTCGAATTTATTACAAAAACTCCTCCCGTTGCTGTTCAAATTCTAGAAGCTGCTAAATTAAAATCAGGATCTGCTGAACCAAATCGTGTTAAGGTTGGTTCTATTTCTTGGGATCAAGTTCGCTTGATCGCAGAAGGAAAGATGAAAGATTTGAATGCTTTTAAAATTGAAAGCGCCATGAGTATGGTGGCTGGAACAGCGAGAAGTATGGGTGTCACTATTAGTGGTGATAGTCCTCTTAATCAATAA
- the hpf gene encoding ribosome hibernation-promoting factor, HPF/YfiA family → MINIQSIGFVADVKLETFIQSKLDKLLKLDDDVVGVEVFLRLEKSAIMENKMVEIILDLKGADLFAKKQSQSFEESTDMVIEALRRQLVKHKEKLRAK, encoded by the coding sequence ATGATAAATATTCAATCAATCGGTTTTGTTGCAGATGTTAAGCTTGAAACTTTTATTCAGAGTAAATTGGATAAGTTATTGAAACTTGATGATGATGTTGTTGGAGTGGAGGTTTTTCTTCGTTTGGAGAAATCTGCTATAATGGAAAATAAAATGGTGGAAATTATTTTAGATTTAAAAGGTGCTGATTTGTTTGCAAAAAAACAAAGTCAAAGCTTTGAAGAGTCTACTGATATGGTAATTGAAGCTCTTCGTCGTCAGCTTGTAAAACACAAAGAAAAACTTCGCGCAAAATAA
- the rplJ gene encoding 50S ribosomal protein L10, giving the protein MKREQKIQIIDSLTEEINASNHLYLTDISDMSADKTSTLRRVCFEKDVKLIVVKNTLLRIALEKAEGDFEGLNVALKGSTSLMLSETGNSPAKLIKEFRKGHDKPILKAAFVEQSLYIGDNELDALCSIKSKEELIGDIVAALQSPIKNVISSLESGKNIIAGVVKTLSEKE; this is encoded by the coding sequence ATGAAAAGGGAACAAAAAATTCAGATTATTGATAGCTTGACGGAGGAAATCAACGCTTCAAATCATTTATATCTTACTGACATCTCAGACATGAGTGCAGACAAAACATCTACTCTTCGTAGAGTGTGTTTTGAAAAAGACGTAAAATTGATTGTTGTGAAGAATACACTTCTTCGAATTGCTTTGGAAAAAGCAGAGGGTGATTTTGAAGGTTTAAATGTAGCACTTAAGGGATCTACTTCTCTTATGCTATCGGAAACTGGAAATTCCCCTGCAAAGCTTATCAAAGAGTTCCGTAAGGGACATGATAAACCTATCCTGAAAGCGGCTTTTGTTGAACAATCGCTTTATATTGGAGACAATGAGCTAGATGCTCTTTGTTCAATCAAATCTAAAGAAGAACTTATTGGTGATATTGTTGCTGCGCTTCAATCTCCAATCAAGAATGTTATTTCTTCCTTGGAATCAGGAAAGAATATCATAGCTGGTGTTGTAAAGACACTTTCAGAAAAAGAGTAA
- a CDS encoding sodium-dependent transporter, which yields MDKNKLPSRDVFSSKFGVIAAAAGSAVGLGNIWKFPYITGVYGGAAFLFVYLGFIALIGLPIMLSEFYIGRKSRKNVFGAFKYLAPGSPWKFVGVLGVSAAFMILAFYGVVAGWSIDYIIKAVTDSFAAKSPDEMESMFFNFIESPISPILYQLLFMVMTMAIVIIGVKDGIEKYAKFLMPLLVVIIIVLCVRSVTLDGASEGLKFLFYPDFSKLTPDGILSALGHAFFSLSLGMGTLVTYGSYIDDTNNLTKTAVQVTIADTAIAMLAGIAIFPAVFAFGIEPSSGPGLVFITLPNVFQQMPGGFFFSILFFVLLTVAALTSSISILEVVVAYFREELNLKRNFATILATIMISVIGVFCSLSMGMLKEYTIFGLNFFDLLDWISANLLLPLGGLFISLFVGWYLGRKKIEEELLKGSKVVGWLVTIFMFLVKVVAPTAIAIVFLHGLGVFNFV from the coding sequence ATGGATAAAAATAAGCTACCCTCTCGCGATGTGTTTTCAAGTAAATTTGGTGTAATTGCGGCAGCGGCAGGTTCTGCTGTTGGTTTGGGGAATATCTGGAAGTTTCCCTATATCACTGGCGTGTATGGTGGTGCCGCATTTTTATTTGTGTATTTAGGATTCATAGCACTTATAGGGTTGCCCATAATGCTTTCTGAATTCTATATTGGACGTAAATCAAGAAAGAATGTTTTTGGAGCATTTAAATATTTGGCTCCAGGATCACCATGGAAATTTGTTGGAGTGTTAGGTGTTTCAGCCGCATTTATGATTTTAGCCTTTTATGGTGTTGTTGCGGGTTGGAGTATCGATTACATTATTAAAGCAGTAACGGACAGTTTTGCAGCCAAGAGTCCGGATGAGATGGAGTCTATGTTTTTTAATTTTATTGAGAGTCCGATTTCTCCAATATTATATCAGCTCTTATTTATGGTGATGACTATGGCAATTGTCATTATTGGAGTAAAAGATGGAATTGAAAAATATGCAAAGTTTTTAATGCCTTTACTTGTAGTGATAATCATAGTGCTTTGTGTAAGATCAGTCACTCTGGATGGCGCATCGGAAGGACTAAAGTTTCTTTTCTACCCTGATTTTTCGAAACTGACACCGGATGGAATCTTGAGTGCTTTGGGACATGCTTTTTTTTCCCTAAGCCTGGGTATGGGAACATTGGTAACCTATGGATCTTATATTGATGATACGAATAATTTGACTAAAACTGCCGTGCAGGTCACTATTGCAGATACTGCAATTGCTATGTTGGCGGGAATAGCCATTTTCCCTGCAGTCTTTGCCTTTGGGATTGAGCCCAGTAGCGGTCCCGGTCTTGTGTTCATTACATTACCCAATGTTTTTCAACAAATGCCGGGTGGCTTTTTCTTTTCAATACTCTTCTTTGTATTGTTGACCGTTGCGGCTCTAACTTCATCAATATCCATACTGGAAGTTGTGGTGGCATATTTTCGGGAGGAGCTTAATCTAAAAAGAAATTTTGCAACTATTTTGGCCACCATAATGATCTCAGTAATTGGTGTGTTTTGTTCCTTGTCGATGGGGATGTTAAAAGAGTATACAATATTTGGATTAAACTTTTTTGATTTGCTTGACTGGATTTCAGCAAACCTATTGCTTCCTCTTGGCGGCTTGTTTATTTCCTTGTTTGTTGGATGGTATCTTGGTCGAAAGAAAATAGAGGAGGAGTTATTAAAGGGATCAAAGGTTGTTGGGTGGCTGGTTACTATTTTTATGTTTCTGGTAAAGGTTGTTGCTCCAACGGCCATTGCAATTGTATTTCTTCACGGACTGGGAGTATTTAATTTTGTATAG
- the rplA gene encoding 50S ribosomal protein L1, producing MGKLTKNSKLASAKVETGKLYSIDEAAKLVKEITFTKFDASFDMDVRLGVDPRKANQMVRGVVTLPHGTGKDVRVLVLCTPDKEEEAKAAGADFVGLDEYVAKIKGGWTDVDVIITMPTVMAKVGALGRVLGPRGLMPNPKSGTVTMDIAKAVAEVKAGKIDFKVDKYGIIHSSIGKVSFDVEKIQDNAKEFFGIINKLKPSSAKGTYVKSVYLSSTMSAGIQVDVKSLLD from the coding sequence ATGGGTAAACTAACAAAAAATAGTAAGTTAGCTTCAGCGAAAGTGGAGACTGGTAAGCTATATTCTATCGACGAGGCAGCAAAATTGGTTAAGGAGATTACTTTCACCAAATTTGACGCTTCATTTGATATGGATGTTCGCTTAGGAGTTGACCCAAGAAAAGCTAACCAAATGGTACGTGGAGTTGTTACTCTTCCTCATGGTACTGGTAAAGATGTTCGTGTTTTAGTTCTTTGTACTCCTGATAAGGAAGAAGAAGCTAAAGCTGCAGGTGCTGACTTTGTTGGCCTTGACGAGTATGTTGCCAAGATCAAAGGAGGATGGACTGACGTTGATGTTATCATCACCATGCCTACCGTTATGGCAAAAGTTGGAGCATTAGGACGAGTTTTAGGACCACGTGGTTTAATGCCAAATCCTAAATCGGGTACTGTTACAATGGATATTGCTAAGGCTGTAGCCGAAGTGAAAGCTGGAAAGATTGATTTTAAGGTCGATAAATATGGTATCATTCACTCTTCAATTGGAAAAGTATCTTTCGATGTAGAAAAAATTCAGGATAATGCTAAAGAATTTTTTGGTATTATCAATAAATTGAAACCTTCTTCAGCAAAAGGAACCTATGTTAAGAGTGTGTACCTGTCAAGTACAATGAGCGCTGGTATCCAAGTGGATGTCAAGTCATTACTTGACTAA
- the rplL gene encoding 50S ribosomal protein L7/L12: protein MADLKKFAEELVNLTVKEVSELATILKDEYGIEPAAAAVVAGPAAAGAEAAAEQTEFDVILVAAGGSKLAVVKLVKELTGLGLKEAKAVVDAAPAPLKEKVSKEEAEALKAQLEEAGAEVELK from the coding sequence ATGGCAGATTTAAAAAAGTTTGCAGAAGAATTAGTTAATTTGACTGTTAAGGAAGTAAGTGAGTTAGCTACTATTTTGAAAGACGAGTATGGTATTGAGCCAGCAGCTGCGGCTGTTGTAGCTGGTCCTGCAGCAGCAGGTGCTGAGGCGGCTGCAGAGCAAACTGAATTCGATGTGATTCTTGTAGCTGCAGGTGGTTCTAAACTAGCTGTTGTGAAATTGGTTAAGGAATTAACTGGTCTTGGATTGAAGGAAGCTAAGGCTGTAGTTGATGCTGCACCAGCTCCATTAAAAGAAAAAGTTTCTAAGGAAGAAGCTGAAGCACTTAAAGCACAATTAGAAGAAGCTGGAGCTGAAGTTGAACTTAAATAG
- the secE gene encoding preprotein translocase subunit SecE — protein MKLKIYFEEVYKELVQKVSWPSWSELQSSAIVVMVASAIIATAIFAMDFGFRNLMDVIYSMFY, from the coding sequence ATGAAACTAAAAATTTATTTTGAAGAAGTTTATAAAGAACTAGTTCAGAAAGTATCTTGGCCATCATGGTCTGAACTTCAGAGTAGTGCGATCGTTGTAATGGTTGCTTCCGCTATTATTGCAACAGCGATTTTCGCTATGGACTTTGGGTTCAGAAATTTGATGGATGTTATATACAGTATGTTTTACTAA